A stretch of DNA from Candidatus Zixiibacteriota bacterium:
AGCATCGTCTTATCGGAGAAAAGACGGAGCAGTTGTTTCGGGTTTTCGCGGGTCGAAAACGGCCAAAAGCGTTCGCCTTTGCCGCCGGCAATAATCACGGAATATATCATCTTCGCGCTTCCTTCAGTTTCTGCCGGAATATCCCCAATCCCGCCGCCGGAGTCAAGGTTGAACGCTCAAGAAATCCCCCAAAAACCGCAGCGGGACCGCCGCTCTCCGGCCGTCCCGCTGGAATGAATTCGATTGGACCGGGGCGCTATTTGCAGTCGAAACAAGGCATCGGTCCAAAGGCGAACACGTAGTTCACCATGTACACGGCATCCGAGATCGTCGGCCGCCCATCGCAATTGACATCCCCGCCGCTGACATCCAACGGCGCCGGTCCGCCGGCGAAGATGAAGTTGATCAGAATCACGATGTCGCCGATATTCACCATTCCCGAACCGTCGAAATCGCCGCAGGGATAGGTGACAACCAAGGATGCCGCCCAGGCGTCACCGCGCGGAAATACCGCCCAGCCGCCGCCATAAATCTCTTGAACTGCATTCACGGCGGGCAGGTCAGGAGAAATCGTCGAACCGGCTAAGAGCACCGACGTACCGTTGTGAACCGCTACACTCCTGGCGTCTTCTTCCTGATCACCCCCGTAGTAAGAACTGAAAGTGAGCACATTGCCGGAAGGAGCCACGCGCGATACGACGGCATCGTAGAAGCCCGTGAGTTCTCCCTTCAGCGGTGATTGTAACGGGTAATTCGCCGAAGTCGTTCTGCCCGCAATCGATGCGCCGCCAAAGGCATCGACAGCAATGTCCCAGCCGAGTTCAGAACCCGAACCTCCGATGTTGGTGCTGTAAACCAGCGAGCCGCCGTCGGCGGCAAATCTTATGGCAAAGGCGTCCGAAAATCCGCCCGGACCGTCCTGCGTCTCGTTCAGTTCGGGGAAGTCCGAGGACTTCGTCTCACCCGTTACTGTGGCCCGGTAGAATCGATCGACAGCGACCGATGTCGCACCGTCGTAGTTGTCGCCGCCGAAGTACGTCGAATACACCAACGCACTGCCGTCGGGCTCCAATTTTGTCAGAAATGCGTCAATCAGAAACGCCGGACCGAACAGCGGATTGTGAGTCGGGAAGTTCATCGAACCGGTCAAACCGACGGCATAGATGAAATCCTGATCATCGACGGCCACACCCCAACCTTCATCGTAGCCGCTCCCGCCCAGGAAAGTGCTGAACGCGAATGTGCTTCCGTTGGCCGCGACTTTGGCAACGAACACATCGCCACAGTGCTCCGGCGAGACCCCATCTCCGCCATAGGTCTCTTGATAGGCATTGTAGTTGGGGAAATCCGGCGAGCAGGTATGACCGACGATTACGGCTTCTCCCACCGAGTTCACGGCAATCGCGCGCCCGAGTTCATAGTTGACTCCGCCCAGATATGTGCTGTACTCCAGCGCATTCCCATCCTTGTTCAGCTTGACCACAAAGGCATCCGACCCACCGGCCAAGGTGTCCTGTGCCGCTGCCACCGCGGGGAAATCTTCAGACTTGGTCTCACCCGTCAGGTAGGCGTTTCCGGCTGCGTCCACGGCGACATTGGTGGCCCCGTCGTAGTCGTTGCCACCCACGTAGGTGCTATAAATCAGGTCATTCCCGCCCGGAGCAATCTTCGAAACGAAGATGTTCACCGGAAATGTCGCCGGTGCCATCGGCGGCTCAGTCGGAAAATCGGTCGAAGCCGTCAGCCCGGTGACATAAACGTAGCCGTCAGGGTCCACAGCAACGCCCCAACCCTCATCGTAGGCTGAACCACCGAGGAAGGTCGAAAACGCAATCTCCGGATCCACCACCAACGGCAGCTTCCGGTTGTAGTCGCCGGTGACATCGATCGTCAGTGTCCTCTCGCCAATCTTGCGGTAGGCGCAGGTAATCGAGTTCCGCCCCGATTTCCCCTCTTGATAGACTAACGGGTGCTTGTGCAAGGCCGTGCCGAACGGCGTCTTGCAGAGCAGTTC
This window harbors:
- a CDS encoding SBBP repeat-containing protein, which codes for MPARFCLLAVALVVALTSLGASAQPVGGAVQLAFVPNEGQFNEEVLYRADAQGVAIWLTKSGAVYQFVRVSPTAEVAGDAAEMAKSTLPSVADLGYESHLMTISFEGADHSRARSGESAGWYANYFIGNNPMAWKQGVPVSASVVYESVYPNIDLKYYAQGQALEYDLIVNPGGDPAQIKLRIDGAESVEITDDGELLCKTPFGTALHKHPLVYQEGKSGRNSITCAYRKIGERTLTIDVTGDYNRKLPLVVDPEIAFSTFLGGSAYDEGWGVAVDPDGYVYVTGLTASTDFPTEPPMAPATFPVNIFVSKIAPGGNDLIYSTYVGGNDYDGATNVAVDAAGNAYLTGETKSEDFPAVAAAQDTLAGGSDAFVVKLNKDGNALEYSTYLGGVNYELGRAIAVNSVGEAVIVGHTCSPDFPNYNAYQETYGGDGVSPEHCGDVFVAKVAANGSTFAFSTFLGGSGYDEGWGVAVDDQDFIYAVGLTGSMNFPTHNPLFGPAFLIDAFLTKLEPDGSALVYSTYFGGDNYDGATSVAVDRFYRATVTGETKSSDFPELNETQDGPGGFSDAFAIRFAADGGSLVYSTNIGGSGSELGWDIAVDAFGGASIAGRTTSANYPLQSPLKGELTGFYDAVVSRVAPSGNVLTFSSYYGGDQEEDARSVAVHNGTSVLLAGSTISPDLPAVNAVQEIYGGGWAVFPRGDAWAASLVVTYPCGDFDGSGMVNIGDIVILINFIFAGGPAPLDVSGGDVNCDGRPTISDAVYMVNYVFAFGPMPCFDCK